A stretch of Prionailurus bengalensis isolate Pbe53 chromosome E4, Fcat_Pben_1.1_paternal_pri, whole genome shotgun sequence DNA encodes these proteins:
- the NPR1 gene encoding atrial natriuretic peptide receptor 1 isoform X2 → MLRPRRPGRPAGARLLPLPPLLLLLLLPLLLPGGHAGTLTVAVVLPLANTSYPWSWARVGPAVELALARVRARPDWLPGWTVRTVLGSSENARGVCSDTAAPLAAVDLKWEHSPAVFLGPGCVYAAAPVGRFTAHWRVPLLTAGAPALGFGAKDEYALTTRAGPSHAKLGDLVAALHRRLGWERQALVLYAYRPGDDQPCFFVVEGLYVRLRHRLNVTVDHLEFAEGDPQHYSLLLRTVRRQGRVIYICSSPDAFRTLMLLALEAGLSGEDYVFFHLDLFGQSLQGAHGLAPHRPWERGDGQDASARQAFRAAKIITYKEPDNPEYLQFLQQLKHLAQEKFNFTLEDGLMNTIPASFHDGLLLYIQAVTETLAHGGTFTDGEAVTQRMWNRSFQGVTGYWKMDSNGDRETDFSLWDMHPETGTFRVALNYNGTSGELVAVPGHELSWPLGHPPPDVPKCGFDNEDPACNQDHFSTLEVLAVVGSLSLLSILTVSFFIYRKMQLERDLASELWRVRWEDVQPSSLDRHLRSAGSRLTLSARGSNYGSLLTTEGQFQVFAKTAYYKGNLVAVKRVNRKRIELTRKVLFELKHMRDVQNEHLTRFVGACTDPPNICILTEYCPRGSLQQDILENESITLDWMFRYSLTNDIVKGMLFLHNGAICSHGNLKSSNCVVDGRFVLKITDFGLESFRDPEPEQGHTLYAKKLWTAPELLRMASPPARGSQAGDVYSFGIILQEIALRSGVFHVEGLDLSPKEIVERVTRGEQPPFRPSLALQSHLEELGQLMQRCWAEEPQERPPFQQIRLMLRKFNREHSSNILDNLLSRMEQYANNLEELVEDRTQAYLEEKRKAEALLYQILPHSVAEQLKRGETVQAEAFDSVTIYFSDIVGFTALSAESTPMQVVTLLNDLYTCFDAVIDNFDVYKVETIGDAYMVVSGLPVRNGLLHAREVARMALALLDAVRSFRIRHRPQEELRLRIGVHTGPVCAGVVGLKMPRYCLFGDTVNTASRMESNGEALKIHLSSETKAVLEEFGGFELELRGDVEMKGKGKVRTYWLLGERGGSTRG, encoded by the exons ATGCTGCGCCCCCGGCGCCCCGGGCGCCCCGCCGGCGCCCGCCTGCTCCCGCtcccgccgctgctgctgctgctgctgctgccgctgctgctgcccgGAGGCCACGCGGGGACCCTGACGGTGGCCGTGGTGCTGCCGCTGGCCAACACCTCGTACCCGTGGTCGTGGGCGCGCGTGGGGCCGGCCGTGGAGCTGGCGCTGGCCCGGGTGAGGGCGCGGCCCGACTGGCTGCCCGGCTGGACGGTGCGCACGGTGCTGGGCAGCAGCGAGAACGCGCGGGGCGTCTGCTCCGACACGGCCGCGCCGCTGGCCGCCGTGGACCTCAAGTGGGAGCACAGCCCCGCCGTGTTCCTGGGCCCCGGCTGCGTGTACGCCGCGGCCCCCGTGGGGCGCTTCACGGCGCACTGGCGGGTGCCGCTGCTGACGGCCGGCGCGCCGGCTCTGGGCTTCGGGGCCAAGGACGAGTACGCGCTGACCACCCGCGCGGGGCCCAGCCACGCCAAGCTGGGGGACCTGGTGGCGGCGCTGCACCGACGGCTGGGCTGGGAGCGCCAGGCGCTCGTGCTCTACGCGTACCGGCCCGGCGACGACCAGCCCTGCTTCTTCGTGGTGGAAGGCCTGTACGTGCGCCTGCGCCACCGCCTCAACGTCACGGTGGACCACCTGGAGTTCGCCGAGGGCGACCCCCAGCACTACTCCCTGCTGCTGCGGACCGTGAGGCGCCAAGGCCGAG ttATCTACATATGCAGCTCCCCAGATGCCTTCAGAACTCTGATGCTTTTGGCCCTGGAAGCCGGCCTGAGTGGGGAGGACTATGTGTTTTTCCACCTGGACCTCTTTGGACAAAGCCTGCAAGGTGCACACGGTCTTGCTCCCCACAGGCCCTGGGAGAGAGGCGATGGGCAGGATGCCAGTGCCCGGCAGGCCTTTCGG GCCGCCAAAATCATCACATATAAAGAGCCGGACAACCCTGAGTACTTGCAATTCCTGCAGCAGCTAAAACACCTGGCCCAGGAGAAGTTCAACTTCACCCTGGAGGACGGCCTG ATGAACACCATCCCAGCGTCCTTCCACGATGGGCTCCTGCTCTACATCCAGGCAGTGACAGAGACTCTGGCACATGGGGGAACCTTCACTGATGGGGAGGCCGTCACTCAGCGGATGTGGAACCGGAGCTTCCAAG GGGTGACAGGATACTGGAAAATGGACAGCAATGGAGATCGGGAGACCGACTTCTCCCTCTGGGATATGCATCCTGAGACTGGCACTTTCAGG GTGGCTCTGAACTACAATGGGACCTCCGGAGAGCTGGTGGCCGTGCCAGGGCACGAACTAAGCTGGCCCCTGGGCCACCCACCTCCTGACGTCCCCAAATGTGGCTTTGACAACGAGGACCCAGCTTGCAACCAAG ACCACTTTTCCACGCTGGAAGTTCTGGCCGTGGTGGGCAGCCTCTCCCTGCTCAGCATTCTGACCGTCTCCTTCTTCATATACAG GAAGATGCAGCTCGAGAGGGACCTGGCCTCAGAGCTGTGGCGGGTGCGCTGGGAGGACGTGCAGCCCAGCAGCCTCGACAGGCACCTCCGGAGTGCAGGCAGCCGGCTGACGCTCAGCGCG agAGGCTCCAATTACGGCTCCCTGCTGACCACAGAGGGCCAGTTCCAAGTGTTTGCCAAAACGGCATATTATAAG GGCAACCTCGTGGCTGTGAAGCGTGTGAACCGTAAACGCATCGAGCTGACTCGTAAAGTGCTGTTTGAACTGAAGCAT ATGCGGGATGTACAGAACGAACACCTGACCAGGTTTGTGGGTGCCTGCACTGACCCCCCCAACATCTGTATCCTCACGGAGTACTGTCCCCGCGGGAGTTTGCAG CAGGACATTCTGGAGAATGAGAGCATCACCTTGGACTGGATGTTCCGATACTCTCTTACCAATGACATCGTCAAG GGTATGCTGTTCCTGCACAATGGGGCCATTTGCTCTCATGGCAACCTCAAGTCTTCCAACTGTGTGGTGGACGGGCGCTTCGTGCTCAAGATCACTGACTTCGGGCTGGAGAGCTTCAGGGACCCGGAACCAGAGCAAGGCCACACCCTCTATGCCA AAAAGTTGTGGACAGCCCCTGAGCTCCTGCGAATGGCCTCACCCCCTGCCCGGGGCTCCCAGGCAGGTGACGTGTACAGCTTTGGAATCATCCTTCAGGAGATTGCCCTGAGGAGTGGCGTCTTCCATGTGGAGGGTTTGGACCTTAGCCCCAAAG AGATCGTGGAGCGTGTGACTCGGGGTGAGCAGCCCCCCTTCCGGCCCTCCCTGGCCCTGCAGAGTCACCTGGAGGAGCTGGGGCAGCTGATGCAGAGGTGCTGGGCTGAGGAGCCGCAGGAACGGCCCCCCTTCCAGCAGATTCGCCTGATGCTGCGCAAGTTCAACAG GGAGCACAGCAGCAACATCCTGGACAACTTGCTGTCCCGCATGGAGCAGTATGCCAACAACCTAGAGGAGCTGGTGGAGGACAGGACCCAGGCCTACCTGGAGGAGAAGCGCAAGGCCGAGGCCCTGCTCTACCAGATCCTGCCCCA CTCAGTGGCTGAGCAGCTCAAGCGTGGGGAGACGGTCCAGGCTGAAGCCTTCGACAGTGTGACCATCTACTTCAGCGACATTGTGGGCTTCACGGCCCTGTCGGCAGAGAGCACGCCTATGCAG gTGGTGACCCTGCTCAATGATCTGTACACCTGCTTTGATGCCGTCATAGACAACTTTGATGTGTACAAG GTGGAGACCATTGGCGATGCCTACATGGTCGTGTCGGGGCTCCCCGTGCGGAATGGGCTGCTGCACGCCCGCGAGGTGGCCCGCATGGCCCTGGCGCTTCTGGATGCCGTGCGCTCCTTCCGCATCCGCCACCGGCCCCAGGAGGAGCTGCGCTTGCGAATCGGTGTCCACACAG gacCCGTGTGCGCCGGCGTGGTAGGGCTGAAGATGCCTCGCTACTGCCTCTTCGGAGACACAGTCAACACCGCCTCCAGGATGGAGTCTAACGGGGAAG CCCTGAAGATCCACTTGTCTTCTGAGACCAAGGCTGTCCTGGAAGAGTTTGGTGGTTTCGAGCTGGAGCTTCGAGGGGACGTAGAAATGAAG ggcAAAGGCAAAGTGCGGACCTACTGGCTCCTAGGGGAGCGGGGCGGTAGCACTCGAGGctga
- the NPR1 gene encoding atrial natriuretic peptide receptor 1 isoform X1 → MLRPRRPGRPAGARLLPLPPLLLLLLLPLLLPGGHAGTLTVAVVLPLANTSYPWSWARVGPAVELALARVRARPDWLPGWTVRTVLGSSENARGVCSDTAAPLAAVDLKWEHSPAVFLGPGCVYAAAPVGRFTAHWRVPLLTAGAPALGFGAKDEYALTTRAGPSHAKLGDLVAALHRRLGWERQALVLYAYRPGDDQPCFFVVEGLYVRLRHRLNVTVDHLEFAEGDPQHYSLLLRTVRRQGRVIYICSSPDAFRTLMLLALEAGLSGEDYVFFHLDLFGQSLQGAHGLAPHRPWERGDGQDASARQAFRAAKIITYKEPDNPEYLQFLQQLKHLAQEKFNFTLEDGLMNTIPASFHDGLLLYIQAVTETLAHGGTFTDGEAVTQRMWNRSFQGVTGYWKMDSNGDRETDFSLWDMHPETGTFRQRQAHVVATQLIRFSQEQEGIEATSAEEQITRGRLPGGGVALNYNGTSGELVAVPGHELSWPLGHPPPDVPKCGFDNEDPACNQDHFSTLEVLAVVGSLSLLSILTVSFFIYRKMQLERDLASELWRVRWEDVQPSSLDRHLRSAGSRLTLSARGSNYGSLLTTEGQFQVFAKTAYYKGNLVAVKRVNRKRIELTRKVLFELKHMRDVQNEHLTRFVGACTDPPNICILTEYCPRGSLQDILENESITLDWMFRYSLTNDIVKGMLFLHNGAICSHGNLKSSNCVVDGRFVLKITDFGLESFRDPEPEQGHTLYAKKLWTAPELLRMASPPARGSQAGDVYSFGIILQEIALRSGVFHVEGLDLSPKEIVERVTRGEQPPFRPSLALQSHLEELGQLMQRCWAEEPQERPPFQQIRLMLRKFNREHSSNILDNLLSRMEQYANNLEELVEDRTQAYLEEKRKAEALLYQILPHSVAEQLKRGETVQAEAFDSVTIYFSDIVGFTALSAESTPMQVVTLLNDLYTCFDAVIDNFDVYKVETIGDAYMVVSGLPVRNGLLHAREVARMALALLDAVRSFRIRHRPQEELRLRIGVHTGPVCAGVVGLKMPRYCLFGDTVNTASRMESNGEALKIHLSSETKAVLEEFGGFELELRGDVEMKGKGKVRTYWLLGERGGSTRG, encoded by the exons ATGCTGCGCCCCCGGCGCCCCGGGCGCCCCGCCGGCGCCCGCCTGCTCCCGCtcccgccgctgctgctgctgctgctgctgccgctgctgctgcccgGAGGCCACGCGGGGACCCTGACGGTGGCCGTGGTGCTGCCGCTGGCCAACACCTCGTACCCGTGGTCGTGGGCGCGCGTGGGGCCGGCCGTGGAGCTGGCGCTGGCCCGGGTGAGGGCGCGGCCCGACTGGCTGCCCGGCTGGACGGTGCGCACGGTGCTGGGCAGCAGCGAGAACGCGCGGGGCGTCTGCTCCGACACGGCCGCGCCGCTGGCCGCCGTGGACCTCAAGTGGGAGCACAGCCCCGCCGTGTTCCTGGGCCCCGGCTGCGTGTACGCCGCGGCCCCCGTGGGGCGCTTCACGGCGCACTGGCGGGTGCCGCTGCTGACGGCCGGCGCGCCGGCTCTGGGCTTCGGGGCCAAGGACGAGTACGCGCTGACCACCCGCGCGGGGCCCAGCCACGCCAAGCTGGGGGACCTGGTGGCGGCGCTGCACCGACGGCTGGGCTGGGAGCGCCAGGCGCTCGTGCTCTACGCGTACCGGCCCGGCGACGACCAGCCCTGCTTCTTCGTGGTGGAAGGCCTGTACGTGCGCCTGCGCCACCGCCTCAACGTCACGGTGGACCACCTGGAGTTCGCCGAGGGCGACCCCCAGCACTACTCCCTGCTGCTGCGGACCGTGAGGCGCCAAGGCCGAG ttATCTACATATGCAGCTCCCCAGATGCCTTCAGAACTCTGATGCTTTTGGCCCTGGAAGCCGGCCTGAGTGGGGAGGACTATGTGTTTTTCCACCTGGACCTCTTTGGACAAAGCCTGCAAGGTGCACACGGTCTTGCTCCCCACAGGCCCTGGGAGAGAGGCGATGGGCAGGATGCCAGTGCCCGGCAGGCCTTTCGG GCCGCCAAAATCATCACATATAAAGAGCCGGACAACCCTGAGTACTTGCAATTCCTGCAGCAGCTAAAACACCTGGCCCAGGAGAAGTTCAACTTCACCCTGGAGGACGGCCTG ATGAACACCATCCCAGCGTCCTTCCACGATGGGCTCCTGCTCTACATCCAGGCAGTGACAGAGACTCTGGCACATGGGGGAACCTTCACTGATGGGGAGGCCGTCACTCAGCGGATGTGGAACCGGAGCTTCCAAG GGGTGACAGGATACTGGAAAATGGACAGCAATGGAGATCGGGAGACCGACTTCTCCCTCTGGGATATGCATCCTGAGACTGGCACTTTCAGG CAGAGACAGGCTCACGTGGTGGCCACACAGCTCATTAGATTCAGTCAGGAACAGGAAGGAATTGAGGCCACAAGTGCTGAGGAGCAGATCACTcggggaagacttcctggaggaggg GTGGCTCTGAACTACAATGGGACCTCCGGAGAGCTGGTGGCCGTGCCAGGGCACGAACTAAGCTGGCCCCTGGGCCACCCACCTCCTGACGTCCCCAAATGTGGCTTTGACAACGAGGACCCAGCTTGCAACCAAG ACCACTTTTCCACGCTGGAAGTTCTGGCCGTGGTGGGCAGCCTCTCCCTGCTCAGCATTCTGACCGTCTCCTTCTTCATATACAG GAAGATGCAGCTCGAGAGGGACCTGGCCTCAGAGCTGTGGCGGGTGCGCTGGGAGGACGTGCAGCCCAGCAGCCTCGACAGGCACCTCCGGAGTGCAGGCAGCCGGCTGACGCTCAGCGCG agAGGCTCCAATTACGGCTCCCTGCTGACCACAGAGGGCCAGTTCCAAGTGTTTGCCAAAACGGCATATTATAAG GGCAACCTCGTGGCTGTGAAGCGTGTGAACCGTAAACGCATCGAGCTGACTCGTAAAGTGCTGTTTGAACTGAAGCAT ATGCGGGATGTACAGAACGAACACCTGACCAGGTTTGTGGGTGCCTGCACTGACCCCCCCAACATCTGTATCCTCACGGAGTACTGTCCCCGCGGGAGTTTGCAG GACATTCTGGAGAATGAGAGCATCACCTTGGACTGGATGTTCCGATACTCTCTTACCAATGACATCGTCAAG GGTATGCTGTTCCTGCACAATGGGGCCATTTGCTCTCATGGCAACCTCAAGTCTTCCAACTGTGTGGTGGACGGGCGCTTCGTGCTCAAGATCACTGACTTCGGGCTGGAGAGCTTCAGGGACCCGGAACCAGAGCAAGGCCACACCCTCTATGCCA AAAAGTTGTGGACAGCCCCTGAGCTCCTGCGAATGGCCTCACCCCCTGCCCGGGGCTCCCAGGCAGGTGACGTGTACAGCTTTGGAATCATCCTTCAGGAGATTGCCCTGAGGAGTGGCGTCTTCCATGTGGAGGGTTTGGACCTTAGCCCCAAAG AGATCGTGGAGCGTGTGACTCGGGGTGAGCAGCCCCCCTTCCGGCCCTCCCTGGCCCTGCAGAGTCACCTGGAGGAGCTGGGGCAGCTGATGCAGAGGTGCTGGGCTGAGGAGCCGCAGGAACGGCCCCCCTTCCAGCAGATTCGCCTGATGCTGCGCAAGTTCAACAG GGAGCACAGCAGCAACATCCTGGACAACTTGCTGTCCCGCATGGAGCAGTATGCCAACAACCTAGAGGAGCTGGTGGAGGACAGGACCCAGGCCTACCTGGAGGAGAAGCGCAAGGCCGAGGCCCTGCTCTACCAGATCCTGCCCCA CTCAGTGGCTGAGCAGCTCAAGCGTGGGGAGACGGTCCAGGCTGAAGCCTTCGACAGTGTGACCATCTACTTCAGCGACATTGTGGGCTTCACGGCCCTGTCGGCAGAGAGCACGCCTATGCAG gTGGTGACCCTGCTCAATGATCTGTACACCTGCTTTGATGCCGTCATAGACAACTTTGATGTGTACAAG GTGGAGACCATTGGCGATGCCTACATGGTCGTGTCGGGGCTCCCCGTGCGGAATGGGCTGCTGCACGCCCGCGAGGTGGCCCGCATGGCCCTGGCGCTTCTGGATGCCGTGCGCTCCTTCCGCATCCGCCACCGGCCCCAGGAGGAGCTGCGCTTGCGAATCGGTGTCCACACAG gacCCGTGTGCGCCGGCGTGGTAGGGCTGAAGATGCCTCGCTACTGCCTCTTCGGAGACACAGTCAACACCGCCTCCAGGATGGAGTCTAACGGGGAAG CCCTGAAGATCCACTTGTCTTCTGAGACCAAGGCTGTCCTGGAAGAGTTTGGTGGTTTCGAGCTGGAGCTTCGAGGGGACGTAGAAATGAAG ggcAAAGGCAAAGTGCGGACCTACTGGCTCCTAGGGGAGCGGGGCGGTAGCACTCGAGGctga
- the NPR1 gene encoding atrial natriuretic peptide receptor 1 isoform X4, with product MLRPRRPGRPAGARLLPLPPLLLLLLLPLLLPGGHAGTLTVAVVLPLANTSYPWSWARVGPAVELALARVRARPDWLPGWTVRTVLGSSENARGVCSDTAAPLAAVDLKWEHSPAVFLGPGCVYAAAPVGRFTAHWRVPLLTAGAPALGFGAKDEYALTTRAGPSHAKLGDLVAALHRRLGWERQALVLYAYRPGDDQPCFFVVEGLYVRLRHRLNVTVDHLEFAEGDPQHYSLLLRTVRRQGRVIYICSSPDAFRTLMLLALEAGLSGEDYVFFHLDLFGQSLQGAHGLAPHRPWERGDGQDASARQAFRAAKIITYKEPDNPEYLQFLQQLKHLAQEKFNFTLEDGLMNTIPASFHDGLLLYIQAVTETLAHGGTFTDGEAVTQRMWNRSFQGVTGYWKMDSNGDRETDFSLWDMHPETGTFRQRQAHVVATQLIRFSQEQEGIEATSAEEQITRGRLPGGGVALNYNGTSGELVAVPGHELSWPLGHPPPDVPKCGFDNEDPACNQDHFSTLEVLAVVGSLSLLSILTVSFFIYRKMQLERDLASELWRVRWEDVQPSSLDRHLRSAGSRLTLSARGSNYGSLLTTEGQFQVFAKTAYYKGNLVAVKRVNRKRIELTRKVLFELKHMRDVQNEHLTRFVGACTDPPNICILTEYCPRGSLQQDILENESITLDWMFRYSLTNDIVKGMLFLHNGAICSHGNLKSSNCVVDGRFVLKITDFGLESFRDPEPEQGHTLYAKKLWTAPELLRMASPPARGSQAGDVYSFGIILQEIALRSGVFHVEGLDLSPKEIVERVTRGEQPPFRPSLALQSHLEELGQLMQRCWAEEPQERPPFQQIRLMLRKFNREHSSNILDNLLSRMEQYANNLEELVEDRTQAYLEEKRKAEALLYQILPHSVAEQLKRGETVQAEAFDSVTIYFSDIVGFTALSAESTPMQVVTLLNDLYTCFDAVIDNFDVYKVETIGDAYMVVSGLPVRNGLLHAREVARMALALLDAVRSFRIRHRPQEELRLRIGVHTGPVCAGVVGLKMPRYCLFGDTVNTASRMESNGEALKIHLSSETKAVLEEFGGFELELRGDVEMKGKGKVRTYWLLGERGGSTRG from the exons ATGCTGCGCCCCCGGCGCCCCGGGCGCCCCGCCGGCGCCCGCCTGCTCCCGCtcccgccgctgctgctgctgctgctgctgccgctgctgctgcccgGAGGCCACGCGGGGACCCTGACGGTGGCCGTGGTGCTGCCGCTGGCCAACACCTCGTACCCGTGGTCGTGGGCGCGCGTGGGGCCGGCCGTGGAGCTGGCGCTGGCCCGGGTGAGGGCGCGGCCCGACTGGCTGCCCGGCTGGACGGTGCGCACGGTGCTGGGCAGCAGCGAGAACGCGCGGGGCGTCTGCTCCGACACGGCCGCGCCGCTGGCCGCCGTGGACCTCAAGTGGGAGCACAGCCCCGCCGTGTTCCTGGGCCCCGGCTGCGTGTACGCCGCGGCCCCCGTGGGGCGCTTCACGGCGCACTGGCGGGTGCCGCTGCTGACGGCCGGCGCGCCGGCTCTGGGCTTCGGGGCCAAGGACGAGTACGCGCTGACCACCCGCGCGGGGCCCAGCCACGCCAAGCTGGGGGACCTGGTGGCGGCGCTGCACCGACGGCTGGGCTGGGAGCGCCAGGCGCTCGTGCTCTACGCGTACCGGCCCGGCGACGACCAGCCCTGCTTCTTCGTGGTGGAAGGCCTGTACGTGCGCCTGCGCCACCGCCTCAACGTCACGGTGGACCACCTGGAGTTCGCCGAGGGCGACCCCCAGCACTACTCCCTGCTGCTGCGGACCGTGAGGCGCCAAGGCCGAG ttATCTACATATGCAGCTCCCCAGATGCCTTCAGAACTCTGATGCTTTTGGCCCTGGAAGCCGGCCTGAGTGGGGAGGACTATGTGTTTTTCCACCTGGACCTCTTTGGACAAAGCCTGCAAGGTGCACACGGTCTTGCTCCCCACAGGCCCTGGGAGAGAGGCGATGGGCAGGATGCCAGTGCCCGGCAGGCCTTTCGG GCCGCCAAAATCATCACATATAAAGAGCCGGACAACCCTGAGTACTTGCAATTCCTGCAGCAGCTAAAACACCTGGCCCAGGAGAAGTTCAACTTCACCCTGGAGGACGGCCTG ATGAACACCATCCCAGCGTCCTTCCACGATGGGCTCCTGCTCTACATCCAGGCAGTGACAGAGACTCTGGCACATGGGGGAACCTTCACTGATGGGGAGGCCGTCACTCAGCGGATGTGGAACCGGAGCTTCCAAG GGGTGACAGGATACTGGAAAATGGACAGCAATGGAGATCGGGAGACCGACTTCTCCCTCTGGGATATGCATCCTGAGACTGGCACTTTCAGG CAGAGACAGGCTCACGTGGTGGCCACACAGCTCATTAGATTCAGTCAGGAACAGGAAGGAATTGAGGCCACAAGTGCTGAGGAGCAGATCACTcggggaagacttcctggaggaggg GTGGCTCTGAACTACAATGGGACCTCCGGAGAGCTGGTGGCCGTGCCAGGGCACGAACTAAGCTGGCCCCTGGGCCACCCACCTCCTGACGTCCCCAAATGTGGCTTTGACAACGAGGACCCAGCTTGCAACCAAG ACCACTTTTCCACGCTGGAAGTTCTGGCCGTGGTGGGCAGCCTCTCCCTGCTCAGCATTCTGACCGTCTCCTTCTTCATATACAG GAAGATGCAGCTCGAGAGGGACCTGGCCTCAGAGCTGTGGCGGGTGCGCTGGGAGGACGTGCAGCCCAGCAGCCTCGACAGGCACCTCCGGAGTGCAGGCAGCCGGCTGACGCTCAGCGCG agAGGCTCCAATTACGGCTCCCTGCTGACCACAGAGGGCCAGTTCCAAGTGTTTGCCAAAACGGCATATTATAAG GGCAACCTCGTGGCTGTGAAGCGTGTGAACCGTAAACGCATCGAGCTGACTCGTAAAGTGCTGTTTGAACTGAAGCAT ATGCGGGATGTACAGAACGAACACCTGACCAGGTTTGTGGGTGCCTGCACTGACCCCCCCAACATCTGTATCCTCACGGAGTACTGTCCCCGCGGGAGTTTGCAG CAGGACATTCTGGAGAATGAGAGCATCACCTTGGACTGGATGTTCCGATACTCTCTTACCAATGACATCGTCAAG GGTATGCTGTTCCTGCACAATGGGGCCATTTGCTCTCATGGCAACCTCAAGTCTTCCAACTGTGTGGTGGACGGGCGCTTCGTGCTCAAGATCACTGACTTCGGGCTGGAGAGCTTCAGGGACCCGGAACCAGAGCAAGGCCACACCCTCTATGCCA AAAAGTTGTGGACAGCCCCTGAGCTCCTGCGAATGGCCTCACCCCCTGCCCGGGGCTCCCAGGCAGGTGACGTGTACAGCTTTGGAATCATCCTTCAGGAGATTGCCCTGAGGAGTGGCGTCTTCCATGTGGAGGGTTTGGACCTTAGCCCCAAAG AGATCGTGGAGCGTGTGACTCGGGGTGAGCAGCCCCCCTTCCGGCCCTCCCTGGCCCTGCAGAGTCACCTGGAGGAGCTGGGGCAGCTGATGCAGAGGTGCTGGGCTGAGGAGCCGCAGGAACGGCCCCCCTTCCAGCAGATTCGCCTGATGCTGCGCAAGTTCAACAG GGAGCACAGCAGCAACATCCTGGACAACTTGCTGTCCCGCATGGAGCAGTATGCCAACAACCTAGAGGAGCTGGTGGAGGACAGGACCCAGGCCTACCTGGAGGAGAAGCGCAAGGCCGAGGCCCTGCTCTACCAGATCCTGCCCCA CTCAGTGGCTGAGCAGCTCAAGCGTGGGGAGACGGTCCAGGCTGAAGCCTTCGACAGTGTGACCATCTACTTCAGCGACATTGTGGGCTTCACGGCCCTGTCGGCAGAGAGCACGCCTATGCAG gTGGTGACCCTGCTCAATGATCTGTACACCTGCTTTGATGCCGTCATAGACAACTTTGATGTGTACAAG GTGGAGACCATTGGCGATGCCTACATGGTCGTGTCGGGGCTCCCCGTGCGGAATGGGCTGCTGCACGCCCGCGAGGTGGCCCGCATGGCCCTGGCGCTTCTGGATGCCGTGCGCTCCTTCCGCATCCGCCACCGGCCCCAGGAGGAGCTGCGCTTGCGAATCGGTGTCCACACAG gacCCGTGTGCGCCGGCGTGGTAGGGCTGAAGATGCCTCGCTACTGCCTCTTCGGAGACACAGTCAACACCGCCTCCAGGATGGAGTCTAACGGGGAAG CCCTGAAGATCCACTTGTCTTCTGAGACCAAGGCTGTCCTGGAAGAGTTTGGTGGTTTCGAGCTGGAGCTTCGAGGGGACGTAGAAATGAAG ggcAAAGGCAAAGTGCGGACCTACTGGCTCCTAGGGGAGCGGGGCGGTAGCACTCGAGGctga